The Halomicronema hongdechloris C2206 genome includes a window with the following:
- a CDS encoding aromatic ring-hydroxylating dioxygenase subunit alpha, producing the protein MVTYSPVTAPDTAVIAPHQRSLPAGGPDPDRFDWAEAWHPVHYVEDLDKTRPNRFTLLERDLVIWWDPQEQTWRVFEDSCPHRLAPLSEGRINEAGQLECPYHGWSFSGSGACQQIPQQFPEQQGHQSPRACATSLPTAVRQGLLFVYPGDIARAAQVPVPVIDPLEDDSEGWVVLNTFRDLPYDALTLLENVLDSSHIPYTHHETVGKRENAAPMAMEVLASDRQGFRGLWPEGPRQGKLGTQHTRFIAPGLMYHDLTSQQFGRTLTVVYAVPIRKGECRLLARFPFKFSTRLPKLFIGLTPRWYTHVGNNRVLEDDQIFLHLQERALAQAGSQPYAQACYLPTQADRYVLQFRQWVSEFAADPFPGASLAPEWSQEALMDRYHSHTKHCHSCRSALQRIQQVRRGAVVVSATTWSAIPLVVALAGSLSLGLGVLLTAIPLAAAGIWWYLGTLEHKLHRGQPIPPRNQPA; encoded by the coding sequence ATGGTGACTTATTCTCCAGTAACTGCTCCTGACACCGCCGTCATAGCTCCCCACCAGCGGTCCCTGCCTGCTGGTGGTCCAGACCCAGATCGTTTCGACTGGGCCGAAGCCTGGCATCCGGTCCACTATGTGGAAGATCTGGATAAAACCCGCCCCAATCGCTTCACCCTGCTAGAGCGAGATCTGGTGATCTGGTGGGATCCCCAGGAGCAGACCTGGCGCGTCTTCGAGGATAGTTGCCCCCATCGTCTGGCGCCTCTGTCGGAAGGTCGCATCAACGAGGCCGGTCAGCTGGAATGCCCTTACCACGGCTGGAGTTTTTCTGGCAGCGGGGCTTGCCAGCAAATTCCCCAACAGTTTCCAGAGCAGCAAGGTCACCAGTCTCCCCGGGCTTGTGCCACCTCCTTACCAACGGCCGTGCGTCAGGGCCTGTTATTTGTCTATCCAGGAGATATCGCCAGGGCTGCCCAGGTGCCGGTGCCTGTCATCGACCCTTTAGAAGACGACTCTGAAGGCTGGGTGGTTCTGAACACCTTTCGAGATTTGCCCTACGATGCCCTCACCCTACTGGAAAACGTCCTAGACTCCAGCCACATTCCCTACACCCACCACGAGACCGTGGGTAAGCGCGAGAATGCTGCCCCCATGGCCATGGAGGTACTTGCTTCTGACCGCCAGGGCTTTCGCGGCCTCTGGCCCGAGGGACCGCGCCAAGGAAAGCTCGGTACCCAGCACACTCGCTTCATTGCCCCAGGGCTGATGTACCATGACTTGACTTCCCAGCAGTTTGGCCGCACCCTCACCGTGGTCTATGCCGTCCCCATTCGTAAGGGAGAGTGCCGACTGCTTGCCCGCTTTCCTTTTAAGTTTTCTACCCGGTTACCCAAGCTCTTCATCGGTCTCACTCCCCGTTGGTATACCCATGTCGGCAACAACCGGGTACTAGAAGACGATCAGATTTTCCTGCATCTTCAGGAGCGGGCTCTGGCCCAGGCTGGTTCCCAGCCCTATGCCCAGGCCTGTTATCTGCCCACCCAAGCAGATCGCTATGTGCTGCAATTCCGCCAGTGGGTCAGCGAGTTTGCCGCCGATCCCTTTCCCGGGGCCTCCCTAGCTCCAGAATGGTCTCAAGAAGCCCTAATGGATCGATACCATTCCCACACTAAACATTGCCACAGCTGCCGCTCTGCCTTGCAGCGAATTCAGCAGGTACGGCGCGGTGCCGTGGTCGTTAGCGCCACTACCTGGTCTGCCATTCCTCTGGTGGTGGCACTGGCTGGTTCCCTGTCTTTGGGGCTGGGCGTTTTGCTGACCGCCATCCCCTTGGCCGCTGCTGGGATCTGGTGGTACCTAGGCACCCTAGAGCATAAACTCCATCGAGGCCAACCCATCCCTCCCCGCAATCAACCCGCCTAG
- the cysH gene encoding phosphoadenosine phosphosulfate reductase, whose amino-acid sequence MVQCISATPTTTCQLDLAWANRHFAQATPQEILAWCRQHWTDGLIQTNSFSLPVIPHMLYHEVRPQPPIPVVFLDTLHHFPETLDTMARATAAYDLDLRVYRPQAAHSRDRFAARYGDRLWQEDVDWFHYVTKVEPLKRALKELRVQAWITGRRRDQSQSRRSLPIFEQDPQGRIKINPLAHWTRKQVWTYIVQQQVIYNPLHDQGYTSIGDEPLTTPVTQGEEERAGRWRGSSKTECGIHG is encoded by the coding sequence ATGGTTCAATGCATTTCGGCAACTCCCACAACTACCTGCCAACTCGACCTGGCCTGGGCCAATCGCCACTTTGCCCAGGCTACTCCTCAAGAAATTCTGGCCTGGTGCCGACAGCACTGGACCGACGGCCTGATTCAAACCAATTCCTTCAGCTTGCCGGTCATTCCCCACATGCTGTATCACGAGGTACGCCCCCAGCCTCCAATTCCGGTAGTGTTTCTAGATACCCTGCACCACTTCCCCGAAACCCTCGATACCATGGCCCGGGCCACCGCTGCCTATGATCTGGATTTGCGTGTCTACCGCCCCCAAGCTGCCCATAGTCGGGACAGGTTTGCCGCTCGTTACGGAGATCGGCTCTGGCAAGAGGATGTGGACTGGTTTCACTACGTGACCAAGGTGGAACCCCTGAAACGGGCCCTGAAAGAATTACGGGTCCAGGCTTGGATCACCGGTCGACGGCGCGATCAATCCCAATCCCGCCGCTCCTTACCCATCTTCGAGCAGGATCCCCAGGGGCGCATCAAGATCAATCCCCTAGCCCATTGGACCCGCAAGCAGGTGTGGACCTATATCGTTCAGCAGCAAGTGATCTATAATCCGCTGCATGACCAGGGCTACACCAGCATTGGCGACGAACCATTAACCACCCCCGTTACCCAAGGCGAAGAGGAACGGGCCGGGCGCTGGCGCGGCAGCAGTAAGACCGAGTGCGGCATTCATGGGTAA
- a CDS encoding glutaredoxin family protein — MRLILYSKPGCHLCEGLQEKLAAVRQIEIDLEVRDITTRPEWFEAYQYTIPVLCRQIETANGMQEVVLPRLSPRAPVSQLERLLQTAGAAGRAE; from the coding sequence ATGCGGCTGATCCTTTACAGCAAACCGGGTTGCCATCTCTGTGAGGGGCTGCAGGAGAAGCTGGCAGCGGTGCGACAGATAGAAATTGACTTGGAGGTGCGGGATATTACTACCCGGCCAGAGTGGTTTGAGGCCTATCAGTACACAATCCCGGTGCTGTGTCGCCAGATTGAAACGGCAAACGGCATGCAAGAAGTGGTACTGCCACGGCTGTCACCCCGGGCGCCGGTGTCCCAGTTGGAGCGATTGCTACAGACGGCGGGGGCAGCAGGTAGGGCAGAATAA
- a CDS encoding UDP-N-acetylmuramoyl-L-alanyl-D-glutamate--2,6-diaminopimelate ligase yields MNVRELLSRIPDELIVTVPATASALEAEVKGLCANSHACQPGDVFVGLPGTRVDGGEFWPSAIASGAIAALISPQALERRPPSETESPCLVTLADMAIACAEVATAFYDYPAEAMTLAGVTGTNGKTTTTHLIEFLLQQATLPTALLGTLYTRWPGYQRTALHTTPFAIDLQADLAAARQAGCRHGVLEVSSHALAQHRVWGCPFDVAVFTNLSQDHLDFHRDLDDYFNAKARLFSPDYLRGRAIVNGRDPYGQRLLARLDPAQVWRYAVADDQADLSAHDLQYHATGVTGTLRTPLGTLPFTSPLVGQFNLENLLAAVGAVLHLGVPLATVVDSLQHFPRVPGRMERVQLQLQQDISVIVDYAHTPDSLQNSLQAARPFVPGRLICVFGCGGDRDRRKRPQMGRIAYDLADVVVVTSDNPRTEDPEAILQDILAGIPEPLAAEQVVCDRKAAIHQAIHMAQPGDGILIAGKGHEDYQILGTEKIHFDDREQARQALAQRYGTAAPSG; encoded by the coding sequence ATGAACGTGCGTGAATTGCTGTCTCGGATTCCTGATGAGTTGATAGTGACGGTGCCAGCGACAGCCTCGGCGCTAGAGGCAGAGGTTAAGGGGCTGTGTGCCAATTCCCATGCTTGTCAACCAGGGGATGTGTTCGTGGGCTTGCCGGGAACCCGGGTAGATGGGGGCGAGTTTTGGCCCTCTGCGATCGCATCGGGAGCCATTGCTGCCCTGATATCGCCCCAAGCCCTAGAGCGACGGCCCCCTAGCGAGACGGAATCCCCCTGTCTGGTAACCCTGGCGGACATGGCCATTGCCTGTGCCGAAGTGGCAACGGCCTTCTACGATTATCCGGCTGAGGCGATGACATTAGCCGGGGTCACCGGCACCAACGGCAAGACCACCACCACCCATCTGATCGAGTTTTTGCTGCAGCAGGCCACCTTGCCCACGGCTCTACTGGGCACCCTCTACACCCGCTGGCCTGGCTATCAACGGACGGCCCTACATACGACGCCCTTTGCCATCGATCTACAGGCCGATCTGGCCGCGGCACGCCAAGCCGGCTGTCGCCATGGAGTGCTGGAGGTGAGCTCCCACGCCCTGGCCCAGCATCGGGTCTGGGGCTGCCCCTTCGACGTGGCGGTCTTCACCAACCTGAGCCAAGACCATCTGGATTTCCACCGGGACCTGGACGATTATTTCAACGCCAAGGCCCGCCTCTTTAGCCCTGACTATCTGCGGGGACGGGCCATCGTCAATGGCCGCGATCCCTACGGACAGCGGTTGCTAGCGCGGCTAGACCCGGCCCAGGTGTGGCGCTATGCCGTGGCCGATGACCAGGCCGACCTATCCGCCCATGACCTGCAGTATCACGCCACCGGCGTGACTGGGACGCTGCGCACTCCCTTAGGGACCCTGCCTTTCACCTCGCCCTTGGTGGGACAGTTCAACCTGGAAAATCTATTGGCAGCGGTGGGGGCGGTGTTGCATCTGGGGGTGCCCCTAGCCACGGTGGTGGACAGTCTCCAGCATTTCCCGAGGGTACCGGGCCGCATGGAACGAGTGCAGCTGCAGCTGCAGCAGGATATCAGCGTCATTGTCGATTATGCCCACACCCCCGACAGCCTGCAGAATTCCCTACAGGCAGCCCGACCCTTTGTGCCGGGGCGATTGATCTGTGTGTTTGGCTGCGGCGGCGATCGCGATCGCCGCAAGCGGCCCCAGATGGGTCGCATTGCCTATGACCTGGCCGATGTGGTGGTGGTCACCTCTGACAATCCTCGCACCGAAGACCCTGAGGCCATCCTGCAGGATATTTTGGCCGGGATTCCAGAGCCGTTGGCGGCGGAGCAGGTGGTGTGCGATCGCAAAGCCGCTATCCATCAAGCCATTCACATGGCGCAGCCGGGGGACGGCATTTTGATCGCCGGTAAGGGCCATGAAGACTACCAGATCCTCGGCACCGAGAAGATCCACTTCGACGATCGGGAACAGGCCCGCCAGGCTTTGGCCCAACGCTACGGGACTGCAGCGCCTAGCGGCTGA